The following proteins are encoded in a genomic region of Primulina huaijiensis isolate GDHJ02 chromosome 3, ASM1229523v2, whole genome shotgun sequence:
- the LOC140974031 gene encoding U-box domain-containing protein 52-like gives MWLPSAKGSTMGKKGGRNGLVAVALDKDKGSQYALKWATENLLTKGQTIILIHVVQRSSSVSLGNNYAIHDLNGATNAYKQVLEKQTKELFLTFHCFCTRKDIQCFDVVLEDTDVAKAITEYVAHGAIENLVLGASRHGFIKRLKTVDIPTSVSKRAPDFCTVYVISKSKISSVRNASRLAPFTSPLATQIHQMQGQANGNSTTADEHPKRLPSTRGGEKTPRKSGVDDTDIVKSPFLRGRGYTGKWVGDLSEADTDISFISSERPSTDRVSGVLFDNFDSCRTSRVSTSSDSSLGSIRSGAKGSELNSFTDFSSSSLENDDVEAEMRRLKLELQKTMDMYSTACKEALTAKQKAVELHRWRLEEERRLEDARLAEEAARITAEQEKAKYKVAMENAQAAQRVAEMESQKRVSIEMNAIQDSDEERAISISPLRYRRYTIEEIEESTEYFAKSRKIGEGGYGPVFKCHLDHTPVAIKVLRPDAAQGRSQFQQEVEVLSCMRHPHMVLLLGACPEYGCLVYEYMANGSLDDRLFRRENTRPLTWQLRFRIAAEIATGLHFLHQTKPEPLVHRDLKPGNILLDQNYVSKIGDVGLARLVPPNVADDVTQYRMTSTAGTFCYIDPEYQQTGMLGVKSDVYSLGVVLLQILTAKPAMGLTHHIARAIEKGTLAEMLDSSVPDWPVEEALIMAKLAIQCAELRRKDRPDLGKIVLPELNRLREFAEENMTQFLVATSAAPPSHDLAAANKPIKSDPQPHFEGSNPKECSSYASLPEKL, from the exons ATGTGGCTTCCAAGTGCAAAGGGAAGCACAATGGGGAAGAAGGGTGGCCGCAATGGCCTTGTTGCTGTAGCATTAGACAAAGATAAAGGGAGCCAATATGCACTCAAATGGGCTACAGAGAATCTCCTCACCAAAGGCCAAACTATCATACTCATTCATGTCGTCCAGCGATCCTCGTCGGTTTCAC TTGGGAACAATTATgcgattcatgatcttaacgGAGCCACAAATGCCTATAAGCAAGTTCTTGAAAAGCAAACCAAGGAGCTGTTCCTCACATTCCATTGCTTCTGCACAAGGAAAGAT ATACAATGCTTTGATGTGGTGCTGGAGGACACCGATGTAGCGAAAGCTATAACAGAATACGTTGCACATGGTGCAATCGAAAACTTAGTTCTTGGTGCTTCCCGACATGGCTTTATCAA ACGATTGAAAACGGTAGACATCCCTACCAGTGTCTCCAAGAGAGCACCGGATTTTTGTACAGTTTATGTCATATCGAAATCGAAGATCTCCTCCGTGAGAAACGCTTCTCGTCTTGCGCCATTCACGTCCCCTCTTGCAACTCAAATACACCAAATGCAGGGGCAGGCTAATGGTAATAGCACCACTGCTGACGAACACCCTAAGCGTTTGCCTAGTACAAGAG GGGGAGAAAAAACACCGCGGAAGTCAGGAGTTGATGACACTGATATAGTCAA GTCTCCATTTCTAAGGGGAAGAGGGTACACAGGAAAGTGGGTAGGGGATCTCTCAGAAGCTGATACTGATATATCATTCATAAGCTCTGAAAGGCCAAGCACAGATCGAGTTTCAGGTGTGCTTTTCGATAACTTTGATTCATGTCGGACCTCGAGAGTGTCAACCAGCTCTGATAGTAGCTTGGGATCAATCCGCTCAGGGGCTAAGGGGAGTGAATTAAACTCTTTCACTGATTTTTCATCATCATCGCTCGAAAAT GATGACGTCGAAGCCGAAATGAGGAGGCTAAAACTAGAGTTGCAGAAAACTATGGATATGTACAGCACTGCATGTAAGGAAGCTCTAACTGCTAAACAAAAG GCAGTGGAGCTTCATCGGTGGAGATTAGAAGAAGAACGAAGACTAGAAGACGCTCGACTGGCAGAAGAAGCAGCACGAATTACTGCTGAACAAGAGAAAGCTAAATATAAAGTAGCCATGGAGAATGCTCAAGCAGCTCAGagagttgcagaaatggagtcCCAAAAAAGAGTGAGCATAGAAATGAACGCAATTCAAGACTCAGATGAGGAGAGAGCAATAAGTATATCACCATTACGATACAGAAGATACACCATTGAAGAAATCGAAGAGTCTACTGAGTATTTTGCTAAATCTCGTAAAATTGGTGAAGGCGGCTATGGCCCGGTCTTTAAATGTCACCTTGATCATACTCCGGTGGCAATAAAGGTCTTGCGTCCCGATGCTGCTCAAGGAAGATCGCAGTTTCAACAAGAG GTTGAAGTGCTAAGTTGCATGAGACATCCACATATGGTCCTGCTTCTTGGAGCCTGTCCCGAATACGGCTGTTTAGTATATGAGTATATGGCCAACGGTAGCTTGGATGATCGTCTTTTCAGGAGAGAGAACACTCGCCCCCTCACATGGCAACTTCGGTTTAGAATTGCTGCAGAGATAGCCACAGGCCTTCACTTTCTCCACCAGACAAAGCCAGAGCCTTTGGTCCATCGAGACCTAAAACCGGGAAACATTCTTCTAGACCAGAACTATGTGAGCAAAATTGGAGATGTTGGATTGGCAAGACTCGTTCCTCCTAATGTAGCAGATGATGTAACACAATACCGAATGACATCAACAGCTGGAACTTTTTGCTATATAGATCCTGAATATCAGCAAACCGGCATGCTTGGAGTGAAATCTGACGTATATTCGTTAGGGGTCGTGCTTCTACAAATACTAACTGCAAAACCAGCAATGGGCTTAACTCACCACATTGCACGTGCGATTGAGAAGGGAACATTGGCGGAGATGTTGGATTCGTCGGTTCCAGATTGGCCTGTGGAAGAGGCCTTAATAATGGCAAAACTTGCAATCCAATGCGCAGAACTAAGGCGGAAAGATAGACCGGACCTTGGCAAGATTGTTTTACCAGAGCTTAATAGATTGAGAGAATTTGCTGAAGAAAACATGACTCAGTTTCTGGTAGCTACAAGTGCAGCTCCACCGAGTCACGACCTTGCTGCTGCTAATAAG CCAATCAAGAGTGACCCTCAACCACACTTTGAAGGTAGCAATCCAAAAGAGTGTTCAAGTTATGCATCTCTACCAGAAAAGCTATGA